The segment ATTTAAGTGTTATTGCTTTGAAGGAATTGATTCAGCGTCTTAAAGAAACTTATCGAATTGAAGTGGGTGAACCCTTCCCGGATTCTCCTCAAGTTCAATTGGTTCATGCTGTAGAGGCAGTCTTTAGAAGTTGGAATAATCCAAGAGCGAAGTATTATCGCAGAATGCATGATGTTCCCGATAATTGGGGAACCGCTGTAAACATTCAAGAAATGGTTTTTGGAAATCGTGGTGACGGGTGCGCTACAGGGGTAGCCTTTTCACGAAATCCTGCAACGGGAGAACATGAGCTTTATGGAGAGTTTTTATACAATGCTCAAGGTGAAGATGTTGTTGCGGGAACGCATACACCCTTACCCATTTCAACTTTAAAAGAAACAATGCCCGAGGCATATCATGAATTTGAACGCCTCGCAGAGAAACTTGAGAAACGTTATCATGATATGCAAGATATGGAGTTTACGATTGAGAAAGGAAAACTCTATATGTTGCAGACACGAAGTGGAAAGCGAACGGCTCAAGCAGCTGTGAAAATTGCTTATGATATGGTTCATGAAGGAACGATTACCAAACAAGAAGCCATCAACAATCTCGATGTATCCATTTTGGATGGATTACTCCATCCTCAATTTGATACCGAAAATCTTAAAACAATTGAACCGATTGCGAAAGGATTACCGGCTTCACCTGGAGCCTCAAGCGGGATGATTGTCTTTGATACTCTTACGGCAGTCAAATACACTCAAAAAGGAAAACCTGTAATATTAGTTCGTTTAGAGACGTCTCCTGAGGATATTGAAGGGATGCATCTTGCTGAGGGTATCTTAACTAGTCGTGGTGGGATGACTTCACATGCCGCTGTTGTAGCGCGTGGTATGGGGAAATCCTGTATTGTAGGATGCAGTGATGTGATTGTGCATGATGATAATACGTGTGAGATTGATGGGAAGGTTTATAAACTTGGTGATGAAATTTCAATTGATGGAGGAACTGGTTGTGTTTACCATGGCCGACTTAAAACACAAGAAGCAACCATGTTACAGGAATTTGAAACCCTCCTTGAATGGGCTGATGAATTGAGTCCAATTGATGTATACACCAATGCGGATACGCCAAGTGATGCGCAAACCGCAATTGAGTTTGGTGCGAAAGGAATTGGCTTAATTCGTACTGAACATATGTTCTTTGAACGCGATCGTATTCGGGCGATGCGTGAGATGATCTTAAGTCGAACGCCTAAACAACGTGAGGCTGCATTAACGAAAATCTTACCCATTCAACGAAAGGATTTCGAAGCAATCTTTACGGTCATGGAAAATCGAAGTGTTACCGTGCGATACCTTGATCCACCCCTACATGAGTTCATGCCAACCACAACACAAGAAATTGAGGAATTAGCGGCATCGATGAACATGGGTGTTGCAGAGATTAAGACGGTTATGAGATCCTTGCATGAATATAATCCTATGATGGGACATCGTGGCTGCCGTCTTGCAATCACATATCCTGAAATTGCACTCATGCAAACACAAGCATTGATTGAAGCTGCAATCAATGTCAATCAAAAAGGTCACCATGTGAATCCAGAAATCATGATTCCTCTTGTCGGAGACGTTCAGGAATTCAACTATCTTGCAAGTCGTATTCGAAACCTTGCGGACGCCTTAATTGAGAAGGCGGGTGTAGAAGTTCATTATCGGATTGGTACGATGATTGAGCTTCCGCGTGCGTGTTTACTTGCGGATAAGATTGCGGAAGAAGCGGAATTCTTCTC is part of the Erysipelothrix piscisicarius genome and harbors:
- the ppdK gene encoding pyruvate, phosphate dikinase, whose protein sequence is MQYVYMFSEGSAAMRPTLGGKGASLCEMTNLGLPVPQGFVISTDACLHYYEKDHAIAQNILDEIFANLSQLEALTGKTFGGTEKPLLVSVRSGARVSMPGMMDTVLNLGLNDEVVEALAKDNEKMAYDSYRRLIQMYADVVMGIEKVKMDREVALVVHKYGVDSDHDLSVIALKELIQRLKETYRIEVGEPFPDSPQVQLVHAVEAVFRSWNNPRAKYYRRMHDVPDNWGTAVNIQEMVFGNRGDGCATGVAFSRNPATGEHELYGEFLYNAQGEDVVAGTHTPLPISTLKETMPEAYHEFERLAEKLEKRYHDMQDMEFTIEKGKLYMLQTRSGKRTAQAAVKIAYDMVHEGTITKQEAINNLDVSILDGLLHPQFDTENLKTIEPIAKGLPASPGASSGMIVFDTLTAVKYTQKGKPVILVRLETSPEDIEGMHLAEGILTSRGGMTSHAAVVARGMGKSCIVGCSDVIVHDDNTCEIDGKVYKLGDEISIDGGTGCVYHGRLKTQEATMLQEFETLLEWADELSPIDVYTNADTPSDAQTAIEFGAKGIGLIRTEHMFFERDRIRAMREMILSRTPKQREAALTKILPIQRKDFEAIFTVMENRSVTVRYLDPPLHEFMPTTTQEIEELAASMNMGVAEIKTVMRSLHEYNPMMGHRGCRLAITYPEIALMQTQALIEAAINVNQKGHHVNPEIMIPLVGDVQEFNYLASRIRNLADALIEKAGVEVHYRIGTMIELPRACLLADKIAEEAEFFSFGTNDLTQMTYGFSRDDAGSFLKDYYEQGIYQQDPFASLDQEGVGQLIQLAIAKARGVKPNLKIGICGEHGGDPRSVKFFRDAGFNYVSCSPYRVPIARISAAQTV